A single genomic interval of Brevibacillus brevis harbors:
- a CDS encoding DUF423 domain-containing protein, which produces MKLFLMLGSISGFLSVALGAFGAHALKEKLDAYSLGIFHTGVTYQTTHALALVLVALLLKWYPDSSGLVWAGWCFAAGTLIFSGSLYTLAMTGIKVLGAITPIGGVLFLVGWALLAIHAWKAVS; this is translated from the coding sequence ATGAAGCTGTTTTTGATGCTTGGCAGTATCAGTGGATTTCTTTCGGTTGCGTTAGGAGCATTCGGAGCACATGCACTGAAGGAAAAACTGGACGCCTATTCGCTGGGCATTTTCCATACGGGCGTGACCTATCAGACGACACATGCGCTGGCTCTCGTGCTGGTTGCCCTGTTACTCAAATGGTACCCGGATTCATCTGGCCTCGTCTGGGCAGGCTGGTGCTTTGCAGCCGGAACCTTGATCTTCTCCGGCAGTCTCTACACGCTGGCGATGACAGGAATTAAGGTTCTCGGTGCGATTACGCCGATTGGCGGAGTTTTGTTCCTCGTTGGATGGGCGCTGCTTGCGATTCATGCTTGGAAAGCCGTATCGTAG
- a CDS encoding arylamine N-acetyltransferase: MKILPYWAKTYLHRLGLKQEEASLPYLSALCRAHLQTFPYENVSKLLSYYFHKNSCVPTPSAFIENAVRHNFGGTCYANNASFLALLHLLGFNGYLVSLADEHAAIIITDLLESSYPLYVDIAAAAPLFQPVPFTSDPLYQSSFGYESVLIAPDPADPHRYRFRRMRHQLLVNDSWHFDPTQKRELSDLAPAIARSFQPDATFLTCLRIHMYQLSQKRCLSLKNNSLFILYENGEDQKLRLRSIDELEVVVTREFGLPRLPVREAVTILADAGIDVFADKS, translated from the coding sequence ATGAAAATTCTTCCCTATTGGGCAAAGACATATTTGCACAGGCTCGGATTAAAACAAGAAGAAGCAAGTCTTCCTTACCTATCCGCATTGTGCCGTGCTCATTTACAAACGTTTCCCTACGAAAACGTGAGCAAACTCCTCTCTTACTACTTTCACAAAAACAGTTGCGTTCCTACTCCTTCTGCCTTCATAGAAAATGCTGTGCGCCACAATTTCGGCGGAACCTGCTATGCCAATAATGCAAGCTTTTTGGCTTTGCTACACCTGCTTGGTTTTAATGGCTATCTCGTCTCGCTCGCTGACGAACACGCGGCAATAATAATTACAGATCTTTTGGAATCTTCTTATCCACTGTATGTGGACATTGCGGCAGCGGCCCCCTTATTTCAGCCTGTCCCTTTTACATCTGATCCTCTCTACCAATCTTCCTTTGGCTACGAATCAGTCCTGATTGCGCCTGATCCTGCCGATCCACACCGTTATCGTTTTCGTCGCATGCGACATCAACTGTTGGTAAACGATAGCTGGCACTTCGATCCGACACAAAAACGTGAGCTTTCCGATCTAGCACCAGCCATCGCCCGATCCTTTCAGCCTGATGCTACTTTCTTAACATGCCTGCGTATCCATATGTATCAACTCTCGCAAAAACGATGTTTATCACTGAAAAACAATTCCCTGTTCATCCTGTACGAAAACGGTGAAGACCAAAAACTGCGTCTCCGCTCTATCGACGAGTTAGAAGTTGTTGTCACACGCGAATTCGGATTGCCTCGACTTCCAGTCCGCGAAGCCGTTACTATCCTCGCTGATGCTGGTATCGATGTGTTCGCTGACAAGTCCTGA
- the helD gene encoding RNA polymerase recycling motor HelD codes for MSVTDQDRQNEQQRVEQVISEIKNRIDDLKEHVNVVSEDIIGIRKHFWDDVTVNFEDAIEAVETYASIKQQAEVLSERERIHRHAQNQLRTLQRLLHSPYFGRIDFQEKHESRPESIYLGIASLLDKNDEEFLVYDWRAPISSLYYDYSPGPAEYNTPSGSVNGEITCKRQYIIRDGRLLHLFDTGVTIGDELLQEVLGKQADSQMKSIVATIQRDQNRIIRNERSRLVIVSGAAGSGKTSAALQRIAYLLYRYRKTLTAEQIVLFSPNSLFNSYVSTVLPELGEENMQQTTFQEYAEHRLGDDFRLENPLEQMEYVLTANDQPGYEARLQGIRFKSSALFLQAMDEYANSLKQSGIIFRPVPFRNQTLISAAHIHELFYALDTSLPIPNRMVLVAKSLLTELKKLEQRERSKPWVENEMELLDRDAYVAAYQSLRRKKQFREDTFDDFEREQELLANWIVKKQFQPLRDFIRELQFIDTRAIYRQLFLSPDLLGTLAPTTLQHEVLDNWPAVCEQTAERLEQQYLACEDIPPYLYLQERLEGKQTNNLVRHVFLDEAQDYSAFQFALIKSLFPRAKMTVLGDWNQAIYAHAYQQNSFEAVASLFEPEETETFVLTKSYRSTYPIVLFTRQLLRNGDMIEPFMRDGRLPTLTKVTSPQAHADQIEARIRELADRGHQTIAVITKTLEEAHVVHDALQERLPIRLIKPATLSFEKGILIIPSYLAKGVEFDAVILYDASATCYGEESERKLFYTACTRAMHELHLYYSGEKSPFLDNVSPEYYELFV; via the coding sequence ATGAGCGTGACTGATCAAGATCGGCAAAACGAACAACAACGTGTTGAACAAGTCATCTCAGAGATAAAGAACCGAATAGATGACCTCAAAGAGCATGTGAATGTCGTGAGCGAGGATATCATCGGAATTCGCAAGCATTTTTGGGACGACGTGACAGTCAACTTCGAAGATGCCATCGAAGCTGTCGAGACTTACGCCAGTATCAAGCAGCAAGCGGAAGTCCTTTCCGAGCGTGAACGCATCCATCGCCATGCCCAAAATCAGTTGCGTACACTACAGCGATTGTTGCACTCTCCCTATTTTGGCAGGATTGATTTTCAGGAAAAGCATGAATCGAGGCCAGAATCCATCTATCTCGGCATTGCTTCCTTGCTGGATAAAAACGACGAGGAGTTTCTCGTCTACGACTGGCGCGCACCGATCTCCAGTCTGTATTACGACTACTCGCCGGGACCAGCAGAGTACAATACCCCAAGTGGAAGCGTAAATGGAGAGATTACGTGCAAAAGACAATACATCATTCGCGACGGCAGATTGCTGCACCTGTTCGATACGGGCGTAACGATTGGCGACGAGCTACTTCAGGAGGTACTCGGCAAACAGGCTGACTCCCAGATGAAAAGCATCGTGGCCACGATTCAACGGGATCAAAACCGCATCATCCGCAATGAACGCAGCCGACTCGTCATCGTCTCCGGAGCTGCCGGTAGCGGAAAAACGTCTGCGGCACTGCAACGAATCGCTTATTTGTTATACCGTTATCGCAAGACATTGACCGCGGAGCAAATCGTCTTGTTCTCGCCAAACTCTTTGTTTAACAGCTACGTCTCCACCGTTCTTCCTGAGCTTGGCGAGGAAAATATGCAGCAAACGACTTTTCAGGAATACGCGGAGCATCGTCTCGGTGACGACTTTCGCCTGGAAAACCCGCTTGAACAGATGGAGTATGTACTGACAGCAAATGATCAGCCTGGATACGAGGCGCGACTGCAAGGAATCCGTTTCAAATCAAGCGCCTTGTTTTTGCAGGCCATGGATGAATACGCGAATAGCCTGAAACAATCTGGTATCATATTTCGCCCCGTTCCATTTAGAAATCAGACGCTAATCAGTGCGGCTCACATCCATGAGCTGTTTTATGCTCTCGATACGAGTCTGCCGATCCCCAACCGAATGGTACTCGTTGCGAAATCACTGCTGACAGAGCTGAAAAAACTGGAACAGCGCGAACGATCAAAACCATGGGTAGAAAATGAAATGGAGCTGCTTGACCGAGACGCTTATGTAGCTGCCTATCAATCGCTGCGCCGCAAAAAGCAGTTTCGAGAGGATACCTTCGATGACTTCGAACGCGAGCAGGAGCTCTTAGCCAACTGGATCGTCAAAAAGCAGTTTCAGCCACTGCGCGATTTTATCCGGGAACTTCAATTTATTGATACGCGCGCGATTTACCGCCAGCTCTTCTTGTCACCTGACTTGCTCGGGACGCTTGCGCCAACCACTCTCCAACACGAAGTATTGGACAATTGGCCCGCAGTGTGCGAACAGACAGCAGAGCGTTTAGAACAACAATATTTGGCATGTGAAGACATCCCTCCTTATTTGTATTTGCAGGAACGTTTGGAGGGCAAGCAGACGAACAACCTCGTCCGTCATGTCTTTCTCGATGAAGCCCAAGACTACTCGGCCTTTCAGTTCGCTCTCATCAAGAGCTTGTTTCCCCGTGCCAAAATGACGGTGCTGGGAGACTGGAATCAGGCGATTTACGCCCATGCGTATCAGCAGAATAGCTTTGAGGCTGTCGCTTCCCTGTTTGAGCCTGAAGAGACGGAGACCTTCGTCCTGACCAAAAGCTACCGCTCCACCTATCCCATCGTCTTGTTTACACGACAACTTTTGCGAAACGGGGATATGATTGAGCCTTTTATGCGCGACGGTCGCTTGCCAACTCTAACCAAAGTGACATCACCTCAAGCTCATGCCGATCAAATCGAAGCACGCATACGTGAGCTCGCTGATCGTGGTCATCAGACGATCGCTGTTATCACCAAAACGCTAGAGGAAGCCCACGTCGTTCATGACGCTTTGCAAGAGAGATTGCCGATTCGCTTGATCAAGCCCGCTACTCTTTCCTTTGAGAAAGGAATCTTGATCATTCCCTCTTATTTGGCAAAAGGGGTCGAGTTCGATGCCGTCATCCTTTATGATGCTTCTGCCACATGCTATGGCGAAGAAAGTGAGCGCAAGCTTTTTTACACAGCATGTACACGTGCCATGCACGAGCTGCACCTTTACTATTCGGGTGAAAAAAGTCCATTTTTAGATAACGTTTCTCCTGAGTATTACGAGCTGTTTGTTTAA
- a CDS encoding bis-aminopropyl spermidine synthase family protein codes for MKNYIEDTYKQVRLQEGQRVIEQFLLACYFHPGLPTKELARKVFLPVPVATAIKKELIKAGAIQQGNGVRCTAEGEAFIEQKLGYSGLDRELYEKLMRDDEAWKTELADLQAEMETIFAERPQVDVQIDQSKCTVETSLRRAILCLRHQSLVGKKILCVGDDDLVSISLGLLLKRLFPGKQQRPEQIDVVDIDERFLQYITDVSRQKALSVACYQADLRQPLPKKLQGGYDCFFTDPPYTLQGMALFLSRGISGLQKQKGLSIFLSFAHKSPDFTLNMQREFVMAGLTVREVLSHFNEYEAAQMIGNKGQMIVLTTTELTAPTIKHPFLESLYTGEETPSKREYQCKRCKRSIQVGAQAKIVTIEQLKKRGCPRCKHQSFELVSRRRAQD; via the coding sequence ATGAAAAATTATATCGAAGACACCTATAAACAAGTGCGTTTACAAGAAGGACAACGAGTGATCGAACAATTTCTGCTCGCATGTTATTTTCATCCGGGTTTGCCTACGAAAGAGCTGGCGAGAAAGGTATTCTTGCCTGTACCTGTGGCGACTGCGATCAAAAAAGAGCTGATCAAGGCAGGTGCCATACAGCAGGGGAACGGGGTGAGATGTACCGCAGAAGGGGAGGCGTTCATTGAGCAAAAGCTAGGGTATAGTGGGCTGGATCGTGAGCTGTACGAGAAGCTGATGAGAGACGACGAAGCCTGGAAAACCGAGCTGGCTGACTTGCAAGCGGAGATGGAGACGATTTTTGCTGAGCGTCCGCAAGTCGATGTACAGATCGATCAGTCCAAATGCACAGTCGAGACGAGCTTGCGCAGGGCAATCTTATGTTTACGGCATCAGAGCTTGGTGGGCAAAAAAATATTATGTGTCGGGGATGATGATTTGGTCAGCATCTCGCTCGGACTTTTGCTCAAGCGCTTGTTTCCAGGGAAGCAACAACGTCCAGAGCAAATTGACGTAGTCGATATCGATGAACGCTTTCTCCAGTACATTACGGATGTGTCCAGGCAAAAAGCACTGTCCGTAGCCTGCTATCAGGCTGATTTACGGCAGCCGCTGCCGAAGAAGTTGCAGGGTGGGTACGATTGCTTTTTCACCGATCCACCTTACACGCTGCAAGGAATGGCACTGTTTTTATCCCGCGGAATCAGTGGGCTGCAAAAGCAAAAAGGACTGTCCATCTTCTTGTCCTTTGCGCATAAATCGCCTGATTTCACGCTGAATATGCAACGGGAGTTCGTGATGGCAGGCTTGACTGTACGAGAGGTGCTCAGTCATTTCAATGAATATGAAGCGGCGCAAATGATTGGAAACAAGGGACAGATGATCGTGCTCACCACCACAGAGCTAACAGCTCCGACGATCAAGCATCCATTTCTGGAGTCGCTGTACACAGGCGAAGAGACTCCTTCCAAGCGTGAGTATCAATGCAAGCGTTGCAAAAGATCGATCCAGGTAGGGGCGCAGGCAAAAATAGTGACGATAGAGCAATTGAAAAAACGTGGATGCCCTCGTTGCAAGCACCAGAGCTTTGAGCTGGTGTCCCGCCGAAGAGCACAAGACTGA
- a CDS encoding DoxX family protein gives MAYEKAFALLRIGTGILFFIHGIAKLQKGMANVVMTFGDLGLPGWLAYLVMIVEVIGGLALIIGIGARYASWGLAAIMAGAIVTVKWAKGFVGGYELNLILMLVTICVGLKR, from the coding sequence ATGGCTTACGAAAAAGCGTTTGCTTTATTGCGGATCGGGACAGGAATCTTGTTTTTCATCCATGGCATAGCCAAGCTGCAAAAAGGGATGGCTAATGTTGTGATGACGTTTGGTGATCTCGGCTTGCCGGGGTGGCTGGCGTATCTGGTGATGATCGTAGAAGTGATCGGCGGTCTCGCGCTGATCATCGGAATCGGGGCGAGATACGCTTCCTGGGGATTAGCTGCGATCATGGCAGGAGCGATTGTGACAGTGAAATGGGCGAAAGGGTTTGTGGGCGGTTATGAGCTGAATTTGATCCTGATGCTTGTCACGATTTGTGTGGGTCTAAAAAGGTAA
- a CDS encoding MDR family MFS transporter — protein sequence MSKMRQVWEAYHPIVHLLMAGTVFVQLTQSMSIPFLAIYLGETTKLSHAYIGLIIGAGPLAGTVGGFVGGILSDLFGRQKLMFFSLLAMACSIIGFITVAHPIGLLVISMVMGLAASIFATVSKALMGDLTPEHKRFRVFSNRYLANNLGFAIGPMLGAFLGISGSNLAFFLTAVSLVSFAVILVVACRRCGVTDEGGGNGEVERASLGEIWQVLRRDVVLLTFVTGGVLLVTVYGQMSVTLSQYLRENFSEGVALFGTLMSVNGFTVLLLQIPVTRLVERYSLFARIAGGAVLMAIGEVGFAFSPDWAWFITAMVVFTLGEILIVPAEYAQIDEISPANMRGTYYGAQSATMLGSFLGPWAGGMVLTAYGGPVMFSVMAVLALVSLIFYWLGRRLHEKRKQPRNAIVETAM from the coding sequence ATGAGCAAAATGAGGCAAGTGTGGGAGGCGTATCACCCGATTGTTCATCTGTTGATGGCAGGGACGGTGTTCGTTCAGCTCACCCAATCGATGAGTATTCCTTTTCTGGCCATCTATCTCGGTGAAACGACGAAGCTCTCTCACGCCTATATTGGACTGATTATCGGGGCAGGTCCTTTGGCTGGAACAGTAGGGGGATTTGTTGGCGGGATTCTCTCGGATTTGTTTGGCAGACAAAAGCTGATGTTTTTTTCCTTGCTTGCTATGGCGTGCTCGATTATCGGATTCATCACGGTGGCTCATCCGATCGGTTTGCTGGTAATCAGCATGGTTATGGGCTTGGCGGCTTCGATTTTTGCGACGGTTTCAAAAGCGCTGATGGGTGACTTGACTCCCGAGCACAAACGTTTTCGTGTGTTCTCGAATCGCTATCTTGCGAACAATCTAGGTTTCGCGATTGGTCCTATGCTCGGTGCTTTTTTGGGGATTTCCGGCAGCAATCTGGCGTTTTTTCTGACGGCGGTATCCTTGGTGAGCTTTGCCGTCATTTTAGTAGTGGCATGTCGGAGATGTGGCGTCACTGATGAGGGTGGGGGGAACGGAGAGGTAGAGCGAGCCAGTTTGGGTGAGATCTGGCAAGTGCTCAGAAGGGATGTCGTTCTTCTTACCTTTGTCACAGGCGGAGTCTTGTTAGTGACGGTGTACGGTCAGATGTCTGTTACGCTCTCCCAATACTTGCGGGAAAACTTTTCGGAGGGAGTCGCCTTGTTTGGAACCTTGATGAGCGTCAACGGATTTACCGTCTTGCTTTTGCAAATTCCAGTGACGAGACTGGTTGAGCGTTATTCCTTGTTTGCACGGATAGCAGGTGGCGCTGTATTGATGGCCATAGGAGAAGTGGGCTTTGCTTTTTCGCCAGATTGGGCTTGGTTTATTACAGCGATGGTCGTATTTACGCTAGGGGAAATCTTGATTGTACCGGCGGAGTATGCGCAAATCGACGAGATCAGTCCCGCGAATATGAGAGGGACTTACTATGGAGCACAAAGCGCAACGATGCTGGGTAGCTTCCTCGGACCATGGGCAGGTGGTATGGTGCTCACCGCATATGGTGGCCCCGTGATGTTTTCGGTCATGGCAGTATTGGCGCTGGTCAGCTTGATCTTTTATTGGCTGGGACGCAGGCTGCATGAAAAGCGGAAGCAGCCTAGAAATGCAATTGTAGAGACAGCCATGTAG
- a CDS encoding DUF6143 family protein: MTKPSYTRPSYFYGGIPDVYMQMGYYPFPTPSATEQLSRSVHIPYAMSMADQCKYFMGQSEKMIVGDGAIGIASLSNPLRSGVHLFVHHWMITNPSPHPIEAHFLFGKAASLTGTTLSRQVTSGYVQLPACPVAQGQLLHGTGMADTFSDHIHTATRIIPTSSTVEATPGGQWILGPGMALVVRVPNAGEKTSFSFSIDWWEQPVYG; the protein is encoded by the coding sequence ATGACGAAGCCCTCCTATACACGCCCCTCTTACTTTTATGGAGGAATACCTGATGTCTACATGCAGATGGGGTACTATCCGTTTCCCACTCCTTCTGCTACGGAACAACTGAGTCGGAGTGTTCACATTCCGTATGCGATGTCGATGGCTGATCAATGTAAATACTTCATGGGGCAATCGGAAAAAATGATCGTAGGCGACGGGGCTATCGGGATTGCTAGCTTGTCGAATCCATTACGCTCCGGTGTTCATTTATTTGTCCATCACTGGATGATCACCAATCCATCCCCGCACCCGATAGAAGCACATTTCTTGTTTGGTAAAGCCGCCTCTCTCACAGGTACAACTCTCTCACGACAAGTGACTTCTGGTTATGTTCAACTCCCCGCTTGTCCCGTCGCCCAAGGGCAACTTTTGCATGGCACTGGTATGGCGGATACCTTTTCTGATCACATTCACACCGCCACGCGAATCATTCCGACGTCCTCCACCGTTGAGGCGACCCCTGGCGGACAGTGGATTCTCGGACCAGGAATGGCGCTCGTCGTTCGCGTCCCAAACGCAGGTGAGAAGACATCCTTTTCCTTTTCAATAGACTGGTGGGAACAACCCGTATATGGGTAG